A genomic window from Oceanobacillus timonensis includes:
- the trxB gene encoding thioredoxin-disulfide reductase, which translates to MSEEKIYDVIIAGAGPAGMTAAVYASRANLDTLMLERGIPGGQVANTEDVENYPGFDHILGPDLSNKMFDHAKKFGAEYAYGDIKSIEDHGHYKTIYAGKKVFHTKAFIIATGAQYKKLGIPGEEELGGRGVSYCAVCDGAFFKNKELLVVGGGDSAVEEGVYLTRFASKVTIVHRRDELRAQRILQDRAFNNEKIEFIWDTVPEKINGPEGKVSSISLKNVKTDEVYDFPANGVFVYIGMLPLNDPFTDLGITDEEGYIPTSENMETKIPGIFAAGDIRAKDLRQIVTATGDGSIAAETAIKYVETLED; encoded by the coding sequence ATGTCCGAAGAGAAAATATATGATGTAATTATTGCCGGAGCTGGACCAGCTGGCATGACAGCCGCTGTTTATGCTTCCCGTGCAAATTTAGATACACTGATGCTTGAGCGCGGTATACCAGGCGGTCAAGTAGCAAACACAGAAGATGTAGAAAATTATCCCGGATTTGATCATATTTTAGGACCGGATTTGTCGAATAAAATGTTTGATCACGCTAAAAAATTTGGTGCGGAATATGCTTATGGAGATATTAAATCCATTGAAGATCATGGTCATTATAAAACCATCTATGCCGGAAAGAAGGTATTTCATACCAAAGCTTTTATTATTGCAACAGGTGCACAATATAAAAAACTTGGCATCCCGGGTGAAGAAGAGCTTGGTGGACGCGGCGTTTCCTACTGTGCAGTTTGTGACGGTGCTTTCTTTAAAAACAAAGAACTCCTTGTTGTCGGAGGTGGAGACTCTGCTGTCGAAGAAGGGGTTTATTTAACCAGATTTGCAAGCAAAGTAACCATTGTTCACCGCCGTGACGAATTGCGTGCGCAGCGCATTTTGCAAGATCGTGCTTTTAATAATGAAAAAATTGAATTTATCTGGGATACGGTACCTGAAAAAATTAACGGTCCAGAAGGAAAAGTCAGCAGTATCTCTTTAAAAAATGTCAAAACAGACGAAGTATATGATTTCCCGGCAAACGGTGTGTTTGTTTATATCGGTATGCTTCCTTTAAATGATCCATTTACTGACTTAGGAATTACAGATGAAGAAGGATATATTCCTACGTCTGAAAACATGGAAACAAAAATCCCTGGCATCTTTGCAGCTGGAGATATCCGTGCAAAAGACCTCAGACAAATTGTTACAGCTACAGGTGATGGAAGTATCGCAGCTGAAACTGCAATTAAATATGTAGAAACGTTAGAAGATTAA
- the rapZ gene encoding RNase adapter RapZ: protein MKQEKETKLVIITGMSGAGKTVAVQSFEDLGYYCVDNLPPALLPKFLELMKDASNTIQKVALVMDLRGREFFDSLYKALDAISHKPWIQSHILFLDATDETLVSRYKETRRSHPLAVGGLPLNGIHQERVIIDELRGRSQRIIDTSDLKPRDLRERILQLYKEEIQEVFSVHFVSFGFKYGIPIDADLVFDVRFLPNPHYVSALKPLTGLNQEVDSYVFKWSDTQLFTEKLNDLFRFMFPQYKKEGKSQLVIAIGCTGGQHRSVALAEYFSKQFSDDYITHVSHRDIEKRKVPSS, encoded by the coding sequence GTGAAACAGGAAAAAGAAACAAAACTCGTTATTATTACGGGGATGTCAGGAGCTGGGAAAACAGTTGCGGTACAAAGTTTTGAAGATCTAGGTTATTATTGTGTAGATAACCTGCCTCCTGCACTTCTTCCCAAATTTTTAGAATTAATGAAAGATGCTTCCAATACCATTCAAAAAGTGGCACTTGTCATGGATCTCAGAGGAAGAGAATTTTTTGATTCCTTGTATAAGGCTTTAGACGCGATTAGCCATAAACCATGGATTCAGAGCCATATTTTATTTTTAGATGCTACGGATGAAACATTGGTGTCCAGATATAAAGAAACAAGACGTTCCCATCCTTTAGCGGTTGGCGGACTCCCCTTAAATGGAATCCACCAGGAGCGAGTTATTATAGATGAATTACGCGGCCGTTCCCAACGGATTATTGATACATCCGATTTGAAGCCGAGAGATTTACGTGAGAGAATTCTCCAATTATACAAGGAAGAAATACAGGAAGTGTTTTCTGTCCACTTCGTATCGTTTGGATTTAAATATGGTATTCCGATTGATGCCGATTTGGTTTTTGATGTCCGTTTTTTACCGAATCCACATTATGTATCTGCGCTCAAGCCTTTAACAGGTTTAAATCAGGAAGTAGATTCCTATGTGTTTAAATGGTCGGATACACAGTTGTTTACGGAGAAATTAAATGACTTATTCCGTTTCATGTTTCCGCAGTATAAAAAAGAAGGGAAATCGCAATTAGTCATTGCAATTGGCTGTACAGGAGGACAACACCGTTCCGTTGCTCTAGCGGAGTATTTTTCCAAGCAATTCAGTGATGATTATATTACCCATGTCTCCCACAGGGATATTGAAAAGAGAAAGGTTCCATCATCATGA
- a CDS encoding gluconeogenesis factor YvcK family protein — protein MSDVPKITAIGGGTGMPVLLRGLKDLPVDLTAIVTVADDGGSTGRIRSEMEMPAPGDIRNVIAALSDAEPMLLELFQHRFQQGNGLTGHSLGNLLLAAMTSMTGNFNQGIKEISRVLNVKGNIYPISNENMSLHAIMEDGEIVHGESNIPLSGKRIKRVFLEPQPLQPLPNAVESIQKADLIVISPGSLYTSIMPNLIVPEVKEALLNTEAKIVYVCNIMTQDGETTNYSAADHVQAIHDHVGDNCIDYVIVHNQPIDAETQEIYKEEKAVPVEADIARLKTMDVEVFPGNIVVKHKDGTLRHNNDKIAEMLYRFL, from the coding sequence ATGAGTGATGTTCCCAAAATAACAGCTATTGGCGGAGGAACAGGAATGCCGGTTTTGCTTCGGGGATTAAAAGATTTGCCGGTGGATTTAACAGCCATCGTCACCGTTGCAGATGATGGCGGCAGTACAGGAAGAATTCGTTCCGAGATGGAAATGCCTGCACCTGGAGATATCCGAAATGTGATTGCAGCGCTATCGGATGCAGAACCGATGCTGTTAGAGCTATTCCAGCACCGGTTTCAACAGGGAAACGGACTGACAGGTCATTCATTGGGGAATTTATTACTGGCGGCCATGACATCGATGACCGGTAACTTTAACCAAGGCATCAAAGAAATTTCACGGGTTTTGAATGTGAAAGGGAACATCTATCCGATATCGAATGAAAATATGTCTTTACATGCGATTATGGAAGATGGAGAGATTGTCCATGGTGAATCGAATATTCCACTGTCCGGAAAAAGGATTAAGCGTGTCTTTTTAGAGCCGCAGCCTCTGCAGCCGTTGCCTAACGCTGTAGAATCGATTCAAAAGGCAGACTTGATTGTTATTTCCCCAGGAAGCCTCTATACTTCCATCATGCCAAATTTAATTGTGCCGGAAGTGAAGGAAGCATTATTAAATACAGAAGCAAAGATTGTATATGTTTGTAATATCATGACCCAGGACGGAGAAACAACCAATTATTCTGCAGCAGACCATGTACAGGCGATCCATGATCATGTAGGTGATAATTGTATTGATTATGTGATCGTCCACAATCAGCCGATAGACGCGGAAACACAGGAAATTTATAAAGAAGAGAAAGCAGTACCCGTAGAAGCGGATATTGCCCGTTTAAAAACGATGGATGTAGAAGTCTTTCCCGGAAATATTGTCGTGAAGCATAAAGATGGAACACTCCGTCATAATAATGATAAAATAGCTGAGATGCTTTATCGGTTTTTATAG
- the whiA gene encoding DNA-binding protein WhiA, producing MSFASDIKKELTAIQSDSCCQFAELAALVRMNGVISISKQGYGLDVQTENAAIARRIYTLIKQNYTLPVELLVRKKMKLKKNNVYIVRMKDGVQSLLEDLDLIKNQYQITRSISKKYVDKDCCRKAYLRGAFLAGGSMNNPETSSYHLEIFNYYEEHAEALKSILNEYDLHARTLERKNGHIVYMKEAEKITAFLGVIGAHQALLKFEDVRIVRDMRNSVNRLVNCETANLNKTIGAAFRQVENIKLIERTVGLEQLPEKLQEIAKLRVQYEEVSLKELGEFVSSGKISKSGVNHRLKKIDEFAEKIRQGDFQLGN from the coding sequence ATGTCCTTCGCATCAGATATCAAGAAAGAGCTAACCGCTATTCAATCGGATTCTTGCTGTCAGTTTGCTGAGCTGGCTGCACTTGTCCGAATGAATGGCGTTATTTCTATATCAAAGCAAGGTTACGGATTGGATGTCCAGACGGAAAACGCAGCAATTGCAAGGCGTATCTACACATTAATCAAACAAAATTATACGTTGCCGGTAGAACTTCTGGTACGGAAAAAAATGAAATTAAAAAAGAATAATGTTTATATCGTCCGTATGAAAGACGGCGTACAATCCTTATTAGAGGATTTAGATTTAATCAAAAATCAGTATCAAATCACCCGGTCTATTTCCAAAAAATATGTCGATAAAGATTGTTGTCGAAAAGCCTATCTTCGTGGAGCTTTTCTGGCTGGCGGGTCGATGAATAACCCGGAGACATCCTCCTATCATTTGGAGATTTTCAATTATTACGAGGAACATGCAGAAGCATTGAAATCCATACTCAATGAATATGATTTACATGCCAGAACGTTAGAGCGAAAAAACGGACATATTGTATATATGAAAGAAGCGGAGAAAATTACTGCTTTTTTAGGCGTTATTGGAGCCCATCAGGCGTTATTAAAATTTGAGGATGTACGTATTGTCCGTGATATGAGAAACTCTGTCAACAGGCTGGTCAATTGTGAAACGGCGAATTTAAATAAAACGATTGGTGCCGCTTTCCGCCAAGTTGAAAACATTAAATTGATTGAACGGACAGTTGGATTGGAACAACTGCCGGAGAAATTACAAGAGATAGCTAAGCTGCGGGTGCAGTATGAAGAGGTTTCGTTAAAGGAATTAGGTGAATTTGTCAGCAGTGGAAAAATTTCGAAATCAGGTGTGAACCATCGCTTGAAAAAAATTGATGAATTTGCAGAAAAGATCAGGCAAGGAGATTTCCAGCTTGGTAATTAA